From the Leptotrichia trevisanii DSM 22070 genome, one window contains:
- a CDS encoding phage baseplate protein — MVKLIETLKAGEVSAIDSKTGKVRVLLKGDDDKTTDWLNVLVPYSESHSDNYTLGLGQTVYCLFFSEMPEQGVVLGCPMRGTSDSESEVKRTFSDGGRWSYDKNTLTLNIGKIVIDGDLEVSGTTKTGGSINLNTHKHDGVTAGGDMTGGPQ; from the coding sequence GTGGTTAAATTGATTGAAACATTAAAAGCAGGAGAAGTAAGTGCGATAGATTCAAAAACTGGAAAAGTAAGAGTTCTATTAAAGGGCGATGACGATAAAACGACGGACTGGCTTAATGTGTTAGTTCCTTATTCTGAAAGTCACAGTGATAATTATACACTTGGACTAGGGCAGACTGTTTATTGCTTATTCTTTTCAGAAATGCCTGAACAGGGAGTTGTGCTTGGTTGTCCTATGCGAGGCACTTCTGATAGTGAGAGTGAAGTAAAAAGGACTTTTTCTGATGGCGGAAGATGGAGCTATGATAAAAACACGTTGACTTTAAATATTGGCAAAATTGTAATTGATGGAGATTTAGAAGTGAGCGGAACTACAAAAACTGGTGGAAGCATTAATCTTAATACGCATAAACACGATGGAGTAACAGCTGGTGGAGATATGACAGGAGGTCCGCAATGA
- a CDS encoding phage tail protein: MIGSLGDVVFEVSDKKIFSINNVINRSYKSKISEHTAIYGPGMLRHQGRELIEVTFGITLISSLIHETTPSEQLDKIKTMWEFGEYDYLTLGGQTFGAFPFLITEISEKNSYFNRETSEFDYINLELTLKEYIDNPKKYNQIIEQLKVQKKKQEKLTETEAVNVEAEQKTKLQEFAEKVKSKVDSTLEKVDKAIQIAENKKKEILDQLEKIKKDAKIDELMDLVRAGTITADKVNEMIDYAKNFSETDRQILINFLRNQIGGK, encoded by the coding sequence ATGATAGGAAGTCTTGGAGACGTAGTATTTGAAGTATCTGATAAAAAGATATTCTCAATTAATAATGTGATAAATAGATCATATAAATCTAAAATATCTGAACATACTGCAATATATGGTCCTGGTATGCTAAGGCATCAGGGGAGAGAATTAATAGAAGTAACTTTTGGAATTACATTAATTTCTTCATTAATACATGAAACAACGCCATCAGAACAGCTTGACAAAATAAAAACTATGTGGGAGTTCGGAGAATACGATTATCTAACGCTGGGTGGGCAAACATTTGGGGCTTTCCCATTTTTGATAACAGAAATAAGTGAAAAGAATTCTTATTTCAACAGAGAAACTTCTGAATTTGATTATATAAATCTGGAATTAACTTTAAAAGAGTATATAGATAATCCTAAAAAATATAATCAGATAATAGAACAGTTAAAAGTTCAAAAAAAAAAGCAGGAGAAACTTACAGAAACGGAAGCTGTGAATGTTGAAGCTGAACAGAAAACAAAATTACAGGAATTTGCAGAAAAAGTGAAAAGCAAAGTAGACAGTACACTCGAAAAAGTGGATAAAGCTATTCAAATTGCTGAAAATAAGAAAAAGGAAATATTAGATCAGCTTGAAAAAATCAAAAAAGACGCAAAAATTGATGAATTGATGGATTTGGTAAGGGCTGGAACAATTACAGCGGACAAAGTTAATGAAATGATTGACTATGCTAAAAACTTTTCCGAAACAGATAGACAGATTTTGATAAATTTTTTAAGAAATCAGATTGGAGGTAAATAA